The nucleotide window GATGTGGATCTCGCCATCGACAAGGGCTCCAGGGTCGTCATCCTGGGCCTCAACGGTGCGGGCAAGACCACCCTGCTCCGTCTCCTCGGCGGCGCGGAGAAGGCGGACACCGGCGAGATCATCGAGGGCCACGGCCTCAAGCTCGGCTACTACGCCCAGGAGCACGAGACCCTCGACCCGGACCGCACCGTCCTGGAGAACATGCGCTCCGCGGCGCCCGACCTCGACCTCGTCGCGGTCCGCAAGACCCTCGGTTCGTTCCTGTTCTCCGGTGACGACGTCGACAAGCCCGCCGGAGTGCTCTCGGGCGGTGAGAAGACCCGTCTCGCCCTGGCGACCCTGGTCGTCTCCTCCGCCAACGTCCTGCTCCTCGACGAGCCCACGAACAACCTCGACCCGGCCAGCCGCGAAGAGATCCTGGGCGCCCTGCGTACGTACAAGGGCGCCGTCGTCCTCGTCACGCACGACGAGGGTGCGGTCGAGGCGCTCCAGCCGGAGCGCATCATCCTGCTGCCCGACGGTGTCGAGGACCTGTGGGGCGCGGACTACCGCGACCTGGTGGCCCTGGCCTGACCTCTTCCGCGAGGGGCCGGCGCATGCTGATCCACGCACTGATCCACTCCGTATGGATCATTCGGCCTACGTGTGATCCATCATCTGAGTGAGCGGCTCTCGTACCTCGGCGTGGCGCCCGGCAGATACCTGTCGGGTGCACCCATATGCGGCCGCCCACCCCGCACAGCCCTGACCTGGTGGTTCTTCCAGCTCCTGTGCGCGCTCGTCCACGACAGGCCACGGAATATGAGATTCCGTTTGTGTCGACGTGCGCCCGGACCGCGAAACCGCTCGCACAGACCTTGCCGAATGGGTGGCCAGGAAGCGCGTGAGGGGTGATCATGAGAGTTCAGAGCGCACTTCCTATGAGGAGGCACGGGTGGCCGAGACTCTGAAGAAGGGCAGCCGGGTTACCGGCGCCGCGCGTGACAAGCTCGCGGCAGACCTGAAGAAGAAGTACGACTCCGGTGCGAGCATCAGGGCGCTGGCCGAGGACACCGGCCGCTCCTACGGGTTCGTTCACCGGATGCTCAGTGAGTCCGGAGTGACGCTGCGGGGACGCGGCGGAGCGACGCGAGGCAAGAAGGCTCCTGCGGCCTGACCGCCGACCAGGGTCGGGGCGGTTCGGTTCACGGACCTGCCCCGGGACCCACCGGAACTCGTGGTGACCACCCGGTCGGCCGCAGGGTCGTCCGGGTGGTTACTGTTCAGTCACTTACCAGTGAAGTGCTGACAGCACCCGATCCGGAGGCGTCCCATGACCTCGCTCGACTCTGTGCTCGACAAGGACGGCGTACGGCTCACCGTCGATGACGCGGTTGCCACAGTGACTCTCACCAATCCGGCCAAGCGCAACGCTCAGTCTCCCGCTCTGTGGCGGGCGTTGACGGAGGCCGGACGGGCATTGCCCGGCAGTGTGCGGGTCGTCGTGCTCCGCGGCGAGGGACAGTCCTTCTCCGCGGGACTCGACCGGCAGGCGTTCACCCCGGAAGGGTTCGACGGTGAGCCATCCTTCCTCGACATGGCGCGTGGCTCGGAGACCGAGCTCGACGCGACCATCGCCGAGTACCAGGAGGCGTTCACCTGGTGGCGCCGCAACGACATCGTGTCGATCGCGGCCGTCCAGGGCCACGCGATCGGTGCCGGCTTCCAGCTCGCCCTCGCCTGCGATCTGCGGATCGCCGCCGACGACGTGCAGTTCGCCATGCGCGAGACCAGTCTCGGTCTCGTCCCCGACCTCACGGGCACGCACCCCCTGGTGAACCTCGTGGGGTACGCCCGCGCGCTCGAAATCTGTGCCACCGGCCGCTTCGTGCACGCGGAGGAGGCCGAGCGCACCGGCCTCGCCAACCTCGTCGTCCCCGCCGACCAGCTGGACGCGGCCGCCCACGACCTGGCCGCCGCACTCCTCGCGGCTCCTCGTGACGCGGTCGTCGAGACCAAGGCCCTGCTGAGCGGCGCCGTATCCCGGACGTACGAGGAGCAGCGCACCGCCGAGCGGGCCGCCCAGGGCCGCAGGCTGCGCGACCTGGCGGGCGTCACCGACTGAGCGGGCGCCCCTCGCGTCAGCCCGGAGCGACCACGGCGGTGATGAGCACCCCGACCGGCGGACGGCCTTCCACTGCCGCCGTCACCGCCGTGCGTACCGCCTGAGCGACATCGAGCGCCCGGTGGTCCCAGGCGGTCGCCACCTCGACCCGGACGTGATCCTCATCGGTGTGCACGGCGCTGCCCAGGACCTGGGTCAGCGCCACCACACCGGGCACCGACGACGCCGCGGCCCCCGCGGCCTCATCGACCCCCGCGGCACGCACCTCGGCGGGCGCGGCGGCGACCGGCTCGGGCGCCGTGTCCAGCAGCTCCGTCACCCGGAGGTCGGCCTCGGTGACCACCATGCCGAGCCGCTGCCGTGCCGCGTCCAGCAGCACCGAGCGCAGGGCCTCCGCCATGGCCGGCAGCGGCTGGTCCATCGTGGCCGAGAACTCCGCCTCGATCCGCAGCGGCCCGGCCGGATACGCACTGGGGGGAGCGGGCACCACGCCGTCGTCCCCTGTCGGAGCAGGGTCCGCGCCGGGGTCCACCGGACCGATCCTGAGCTTTCCCAGGACCGCGCCCGATCCCGCGGCGGCCTCCCGCAGTACGGCGTCCGCCGCCCGCTCCGCGATCCACGTTCCGTCCCCCGGACCGCCCAGAGGGAGCAACCGGCCCAGGCCGAGTCGCTGCCGTACCGCAGCCGTCCATTTGTCGGCCCGCTGGGGGCTGTGCGCCGTTGTCATGGGGTCAGCCTGCCGCATCCACGGCGCGGAATGGGGCAAGCGCACTTAATGTGGGCAGCGAAGTCCAACCCTGTCCCCGAAGGGAAGAGCGGCGATGACCGAGAGCCAGCAGCGCACCCCTGACAAGGAATCCGGTGGAGACGGCAGGACGCTGACCAGGCGTGGCGGGGGAGCCCCCGCGACCCGGGGCCGCACCACCATCGCCGACGGCGTCGTCGAGAAGATCGCCGGAATGGCCGCACGCGATGTCGCCGGAGTCCACGCGATGGGCAGTGGCCTGTCCCGGACCTTCGGCGCGGTCCGCGACCGCGTCCCCGGCGGCGGCAAGTCCGTCACCCGCGGAGTCAAGGCCGAAGTCGGCGAATCGCAGACCGCACTCGACCTGGAGATCGTCGTCGACTACGGCGTGTCGATCGGCGACGTCGCCCGCGATGTACGGGAGAACGTCGTCGCGGCGGTCGAGCGCATGACCGGTCTCGAAGTCGTCGAGGTCAACATCGCGGTCAGCGACGTCAAGCTGCCCGATGAGGAGGACGACGAGTCCGAGCCCGAGCCACGTCTCCAGTAGCCCTGCGCCGAAAGGCAGTTGAGGAGCGCACGATGAGCATGGCTGTGGCCGGCCTGTTGGCCGGCATGGCACTGGGATTCGCCGGATACTTCGGCGGATTCGGAGCCTTTCTGCTGGTGGCCGCCCTGGGCGCGGTCGGCTTCGTCGCCGGCCGCTTCCTGGACGGCGACCTGGAACCCGGCGACTTCTTCCGGAGTCGCGAGCGCGGCGACCGGCGACGGTGACGGCGGTGACCGACCGGGTCGCCGCCGCCGAGCGCGGGGAGACCCGGATCGCCGACCGGGTCGTCGCCAAGATCGCCGCCCAGGCGGCCAAGGAGGCGATCAGCGAGCTGCCCGATGAGGGCGCCGCCCCGCGCGCCACGGTCACCGTCCACCGGGACGCGGCCCGCGTACGGGTCAGTCTGGAGCTCGGGTACCCGTCCGACATCGGCCGCCAGTGCGGTGCCGTGCGTCGGCGGGTCACCGAACGGGTAGGAACGCTGGCGGGAATGGAGGTGCCCGAGGTGGCCGTTCAGGTCGAGCGGCTCCACACCACAGGACCGGGCGCCGCGGCGCAGGGGAGGATCCGATGAGCGAACCCCGGCACGGCGACGACACCGGGAGAACCGGAAGCACCGAGAGCGGCACGCAGCGGCTGCCCACCGTCGCCCCCCTGGCCGAGGGAGACGTCAAGGAACTCGACCAGTCGAGTTCGGCCGCCGAACACGATCCCGTCCCCACCCTGGAACACGGCGGCCGGGCGGGCAGGTTCTGGTCCGCCCGTCGTGTCCCCGCGGCGCTCCTCGCGCTGGTGGTCGTCGGTGGTACGGGACTCCTGCTGTACGACATCGCGGCCGTACGCGCCGGCCACCCCGCGATGAGCTGGCGGCGCTCGCTGGCGGACGAACTGGCCCGAAGGCCCCTGGACGACGTCTGGGTGCTGACCGGAGCCGCCGTCGCGGCGGCGCTCGGCGTGTGGCTGATCCTCCTCGCCGTCACCCCCGGACTCCGCGACCTGCTGCCGATGCGGCGCGAGCACGCCGACGTGAGGGCGGCGCTCGACCGGACCGCCGCCGCCATGGTGCTGCGCGACCGTGCCGTGGCGGTGTCCGGTGTGCAGTCCGTTCGGGTGCGGATGGGCCGGAGCAAGGTGGCGGTGCGCGCCGTGTCGCACTTCCGCGAACTCGATGACGTACGGGCCGACCTGGACTCCGTACTCGGAACGGGCATCAAGGAGCTGGGCCTGGCCAAGCCGCCGGGCCTCTCCGTGCATGTCCGCCGGCCGGCGAAGAAGGGGTGAACGGCGTGCGCAGGAACGTCAACCGGGTACTGCTCGGCCTGGCCGGGCTGGTGCTCACCGTCATCGGCGGCGCCGTCCTCGCCGCCGGGCTGGGTGCGAACGTGCCCTCCTGGTGGCCCTGGGACGGCACGGACGACGTGCTGCTCAGCGAGGCCGACCGGGACCGCTGGCGCGACAGCGGCTGGTGGTGGCCGACAGTGATCGCGGTCCTCGCGGTCGTGCTGGTCCTCGCCCTGTGGTGGCTGCTGGCCCAGCTGCGCAGTGCCCGCCTCTCCGAGGTGCTGGTGGACAGCGGGGACGGCGAGGGGGCTCTGCTCAGGGGCCGGGCCCTGGAGGGCGTGCTCTCCGACGAGGCCGGCACCCTGGACGGCGTCTCGCGGGCCCAGGCCGTGCTGACGGGCCGGCGCAACGCACCGCGGGCCAGGGTCCGGCTGCTGATGGAGCCGCACGCTGCCCCGGACCAGGCGCTGCGCGGCCTCGCCGACCAGGCGCTGGCCCACGCCAGGGACTCGGCGGGGCTGGACGAGCTGCCTGCCGAAGTCCGTCTGAAGGCCGTCAAGCACCGTGCCGAACGCGTGAGCTGACGTCGCACGGCCAGGCCCGCCCCGGTGCGCGGCGGTTTCTCGCAGCGGTTCAGAAACCGTGCCGGGAGCCGCCGTCGACGGGCACCATGATGCCGGTCAGATAGGACGCGGCGGGGGAGAGCAGGAAGGCCGCGGTCTTCCCGAACTCCTCCGGCGTGCCGTAGCGGCGCAGCGGGATCCGGGCCTCGTTGGCCGTGCGGGACGCCTCCGCGTCGCCGGACAGCGCGTCGAGTTCCCGCACCCGGTCGGTGTCGATCCGGGCCGGCAGGACTCCCACGACGCGGATACCGCGCGGACCCAGCTCGTCGGCCAGCGACTTGGCGAAGCCCGCGAGGCCGGGGCGCAGCCCGTTGGAGATGGTCAGTCCGGCGATCGGCTCGTGGACCGAGCCGGAGAGCACGAAGCCGATGACCCCGCCCTCGCCGAGCACCGCCGCCGTCGTGCGCGCCAGACGTACGGCCCCGAGGAAGACGGATTCGAAGGCCGTCCGCCACTGCTCGTCGCTGTTGTCGGCGACGAAGCCCGGTGCGGGACCGCCGACGCTGATGAGAATGCCGTCCAGTCGGCCGAACCGTTCCTTCGCGGTGTCCACGAGGAGCTGTGCGGCTGCCGGGTCGGCGTTGTCGGCGGCGAGCCCCAGGGCGTCCGGCCCCAGGTCGGCGGCTGCCGCCATGACGCTCTTCTCGTCCCGGCCGGTGATGACCACCTTCGCGCCGTCCGCGGCCAGGGCACGCGCGGTGGCGTTGCCCAGCCCGCGGGTCGCGCCGGTGACGATGTACACACGGTCCTTCAGCCCAAGATCCATGGCCCTATCCTGCCGGGTCCTGTGCGGCGAGTGCGACCGCGGTGTTCACCAGTCCGATATGACTGAACGCCTGCGGGAAGTTGCCGAGCTGACGCCCGGCCACCGTGTCGTACTCCTCGGCGAGCAGCCCCACGTCGTTGCGCAGGGTGAGCAGCAGCTCGAAGAGCTGCCGGGCCTCGGCCGCCCGGCCGGTCTGCAGCAGTGCGTCCGCCAGCCAGAACGAGCAGACGACGAAGGCCCCCTCGCGGCCCGGCAGGCCGTCGACGGACCGGCCGTCGGTGCTGTAGCGGCGCACCAGACCGTCCCTGCCCAGCTCCTCCCGTACCGCGTCGACCGTGCCGACGACCCGGGGATCGTCCGGCGGGAGGAACCCGGTGCGCACGATCAGCAGCGTCGCGGCGTCCAGCTCCCTGGAGCCGTACGACTGCGTGAACGTGTTCCGTACGGGGTCGTACCCCTTCTCGCAGACCTCGGCGTGCACGGCGTCCCGCATCGCGCGCCACCGGTCGGCGTTCCCCGGAAGGCCGGGGCTCTCCTCCAGGGTGCGCACCGTACGGTCGGCGGCGACCCACGCCATCAGCTTGGAATGCACGAAGTGACGGCGCGCACCGCGGATCTCCCACAGCCCCTCGTCCGGTTCGCGCCAGGTGGATTCCAGGAAGCCGAGCAGGCTGAGCTGGAGCTTCCAGGCGTGTGTCTTGCTTTCGAGACCGGCGTCGCGGGCCAGTCCGAGCGAGTCGATGACCTCTCCGTACACATCGAGCTGCCGCTGCCGTACCGCCTCGTTGCCTGTGCGGACCGGCCGGGAACCCTCGTAGCCGCGCAGCCAGGGCAGCTCCGTCTCCGGGAGTCTGCGCTCACCGGCCAGCCCGTACATGATCTGGAGATCCGCCGGGTCTCCGGCGACGGCCCGCAGCAGCCAGTCCCGCCAGGCGGCCGCCTCGTCCAGATATCCGCCCGCGAGCAGGGCGCCGAGAGTGAGTGTGGAGTCCCGCAGCCAGCAGTAGCGGTAGTCCCAGTTCCGTACGCCTCCGATGTCCTCCGGCAGGGAGGTGGTGGGGGCCGCCACGATGCCGCCCGTGGGGCCGTAGGTGAGTGCCTTCAGGGTGATGAGGGAGCGCAGGACGGCCTGGCGGTACTCGCCCTGATAGGTGCACCGGCCTGCCCACTCCGCCCAGTCGGACAGGGTGTGACCGAGCGCCTCGTACGGATCGATGAGCTTGGGACGCGGCGCGTGCGATGCGTGCCAGGTGAGGACGAACGCCACCTGTTCGCCCTCGGCCACCGTGAACGAGGAGCAGGTGGAGAACTGCTGACCCCAGGTCTTGACCGGCGGATCACTGCGCAGCCATACGGAGTCGGGGCCGGCCACGGCCACCCGGTGGCCGTGCGAGCGGCGCATCCAGGGCACGACGGAACCGAAGTCGAAGCGCAGCCGCAGGACGGAACTCATGTCCACGCTGCCGCTGATGCCCTCGACGATCCTCATGAGGTCCGGGGCCTTGTCGCGCTGGGGCATGAAGTCGGTCACCTTGACGGTGCCGGTCCGGGTCTCCCAGAACGTCTCCAGTACGAGGGAGTCACCCGCGTATCCGCGCCGCGTGCAGGTGTCCGAGCTGTCCGTTCCCTTGGGGGCGATGCGCCAGTGGCCGTTGTCCTCGTCGCCGAGCAGCGCGGCGAAGCAGGCGCCGGAGTCGAAGCGGGGCAGACAGAGCCAGTCGACGGAACCGTTCCTGCCGACCAGGGCGGCGGTCTGGAGATCACCGATCAGGGCGTAGTCCTCGATGCGTGGGGTCACGCTCTGGCGTGTTCCCGGACCTGCGCCCTGTTAAGCGGACAGGGGCGGGCGGTTGTGCTTCCCAGGCCGTTCGCCCCGGCGGGACTCGGGAGCGACCAGTGCGTCCGGTGCGACGGGTCAGACCGTGGCGCCGGCGGTCGCGGGCCTGCCCGGCTCCTCGGCGCTCTCGCCCCGCGCCGCGGCCTCCTGGAGATCGCGCTTCTCCCGGCGTACGAGAACGACCCAGCCGACCGGCACACCGGCGGCGAACAGCCACCACTGCACGGCGTACGCCATGTGCGCGCCGATGGAGCTGTCATCGGGTGAGGCGATCTGTTCGGGGGAGCCCCCGTAGGGCTCGGGCCCGGTCTGTTCGAGGTAGCCGCCGAGAACCGGCCGGGACAGCAGCGCGGACTGCTGGTCGCTGTTGATCAGCATGACCTGGCGGTCCGGCAGGCCCGACAGGTCCTTGATGCCACTGCTGCCGGTGGTCTCGTCGGCCTTGAGCCGTCCGGTGACGGTCACCTCGCCCCTGGGCGGGGCCGGGACCTTCGGGAACGCCCGCTGGTCGCCGTCGGTCGGCACCCAGCCCCGGTTCACCAGGACGGTGCCCCCGTCCGTGAGGTCGAGCGGGGTCAGGACGTGGGCCCCGAGCCGGTCGTCATCGGAGGTCCGCCGCCGTACGACCACTTCGTGCGCGGTGTCGAACGTCCCCGTGGCGGTGACCGCGCGCCAGTAGTCGGCTCGCGGGACGGTGTGCCCGGGGGAGGTCAGTTCGGCGACCGGGACCGGCTTCGCTTTGAGGTTGTGGGAGATCAGCGCGTTCTGGGCGACCCGGTGCTGATGCCGGTGCAGCTGCCAGAAGCCCAGCTCGACCATCGTCGGAATCAGGACGAGCGCGAGCAGGGCGAGGATCACCCACTGCCGGGTCAACAGGAAGCGGTACACCCCATGACGGTACAACCGGGTCATGGGGTGCTGAACGCAGGGGGTCGGCGTAGCGGCCGGCGTCGGTGGCCGCCCGGGGCACAGCCCGCCCGTCACACTTTGTCGACGATGCCCGCCCTTCCCTCGGCCCGGGCGCAGTGGGCCCCGCAGTACCACTGGCCCTCGACCTCGACACCCTGCCCGATGACCTGGACCCGGCAGTGCTCACAGATGGGCGCCATGCGGTGGATGGCGCAGGAGAAGCAGTCGAAGACGTGCACCGCGCCCTGCGCGTGCACCTCGAAGGACATGCCGTAGTCGTTTCCGCAAACCTCGCAACGTGCCATGCGCCACAGGGTGTGACGCGGGGCGGCGGCGGGCGAGCGGATGGCGGGCGAGTCGCGCCCGGTTCACTCCGATGACGGCGCGGGCGCCACGTCCCTCAGCAGATGGGTGAAGGCGCTCTCCTCCAGGATCGGCGTCCCGAACGACTTCGCCTTCACCGTCTTCGACGTCGCGGCGTCCGGGTCGTTGGTGACGAGCAGGCTGGTCAGCCGCGAGACGCCGCTCGCCACGTGCAGCCCGGCCTCCACGGCGCGGTCCTCCAGCAGCTCACGGTCGATCGAGGTGTCCCCGGAGAAGGCCACCCGCATGCCCTGCATGAGGGGCTTCTCCTTCTCGTACCGCCCCGGATTCGGATACGGGCACGCCGGGAGCTTGCGCGAGGCACGCCAGCTGTTCTGACCGTGCGAAGCCTGATATCCGATCCGGGGGGTGACCGGGGAGTCGGACCACTCGGTCAGTGGCCGGCACTCCAGCAGAGGCAGCCGCACCCCGCCGAGCGCCGCGGCGTGCAGACTCGGCCGGAACGCCTCGGCCAGCACCCGGGCGTCGTCGAGCGCGTGGTGCGCGCGCTGCTGCACCACGCCGAAGTGCGCGGCCAGCGACTCCAGCTTGTGGTTGGGCAGCGGCAGCCGCAGCTCCTTGGAGAGGGCGATGGTGCACAGGCGCTGTTCCACAGGAGCGACGGCGGAGGCCCGTGCGTACTCACGGGCGATCATCGACCAGTCGAATGCCGCGTTGTGCGCGACGAGCACCCGGTCCGCGAGCCGCTCGGACAACTGCGCGGCCACCTCCGGGAAGAGCGGGGCGCCTTCCAGTACGTCGCTGGTCAGCCCGTGGATCCAGACGGGACCCGGGTCCCGCTCGGGGTTGACCAGTGTGTACCAGTGATCCTCCACATTGCCCTGGGCGTCGAGCCGGTAGACGGCAGCCGACACTATCCGGTCGTCGCGGGCGAGTCCGGTGGTCTCCACGTCGACGACCGCGTACCCCTGGGGGTAGGCGGTCGGCCACGGCGCTGCGGTCTGACGGTCGTCGAGCATGGTCACAGAGAATACGGGCCGCGACTGACAGTCCCCTATTCGGCCGTCTCCGTGAACGCGGCGGCGCCGGGCGACACGGGCTCCGACAGCGGTGAGACCATCTCCGGGTGACGGACGCACAGATTCATGAGGAAGCCCACGGGGGACTCGGCGCACGGCTGAACTGGCTCCGCGCCGCGGTCCTCGGCGCCAACGACGGTGTGGTGTCCACCGCCGGCCTGGTGGTCGGCGTCGCCGGAGCGACCAGCGACCGTGGCGCCCTGTTCACGGCGGGGCTGGCCGGGCTGCTCGCCGGGTCCATGTCGATGGCGGCCGGTGAGTACGTATCGGTCTCCACCCAGCGCGACTCGGAGAAGGCCGCCCTGGCGACCGAGCGCCGCGAGCTCTCGGAGACCCCCGAGGCCGAACTCGCCGAACTCACCGGCCTCCTGGAGGACAAGGGCCTGAGCACGGCGGTGGCCAAGGAGGCCGCGCTCCAGCTCACCGAACGCGACGCCCTGCGCGCTCACGCCCAGGTCGAGCTGGGCATCGACCCGGACGGTCTGACGAATCCGTGGCACGCCGCGGGCGCGAGCTTCCTGGCCTTCACGCTGGGGGCGCTCCTGCCCCTGCTCGCCATCCTGCTGCCGCCGGTCCCACTGAGGCTGCCGGTCACCGTGGTGTCGGTCATGGCCACCCTGGCGCTGACGGGGTGGTGGAGCGCCCGCCTCGGAGCGGCGGCACCCTGGCCCGCCGTCCTGCGCAACGTGGGCGGGGGAGCGGTGGCGATGGCGGTCACGTACGCGGCGGGGGCGGCGCTCGGGGCCGCGGGCGTGTGAGAGGCCGTCCGGTCCCGTCGCCGCCGCTCCCGCGCCACCGTTCTTGGCGGAAGTCACCAACGGCTGCTGACACGCGGTCTCGCATACTTGTGGGTAACAACGTCTAGCGGCAGTCGGCCGACGCCTCTACGGTGCTCGCATGGAGCCGAACCTGCCCGATGTCGTGCTGTGGTCAATACCAGCCTTCGTCCTGCTCACCGTGGTCGAAATGGTCAGTTACCGGTTCCGTCCGGACGAGGAAGCCGCCGGATACGACACCAAGGACGCCGCCACCAGCGTCACCATGGGACTCGGCAGCCTGGTGTTCGACCTGCTGTGGAAGATCCCCATCGTCGCGGCATACACCGCCGTCTACGAACTGACTCCGCTGCGCGTCCCCGTCCTGTGGTGGACGGTCCTGCTGATGCTGCTCGCCCAGGACTTCTTCTACTACTGGTCCCACCGCGGCCACCACGTCATCCGGATCCTCTGGGCCAGCCACGTGGTCCACCACTCCAGCCGTAAGTTCAACCTCACCACCGCGCTCCGTCAGCCCTGGACCTCGCTGACCGTCTGGCCGTTCTACGTCCCCCTCATCGCCCTCGGCGTCCACCCGGCCGCGCTCGCCTTCTGCTCCGCCGTCAACCTCGTCTACCAGTTCTGGGTGCACACCGAGCGCGTCGACAAGCTGCCCAGGCCCTTCGAGTACGTACTCAACACGCCCTCCCACCACCGCGTGCACCATGCCTCCCAAGGCGGCTACCTGGACCGCAACTTCGGCGGCATCCTGATCGTCTGGGACCGGCTCTTCCGGTCGTTCGTCGCCGAGACCGAACGGCCCGTTTTCGGCCTGACGAAGAACATCGCGACGAACAACCCGCTGCGCGTGGCCACCCACGAGTACGCGGCCATCGCCCGCGACGTCCGGGCGGCGCGCACCTGGCGCGAGCGCGCCGGACGGGTCTTCCGGGGACCGGGCTGGCAGCCCGCGACGACTGTCGCCGTTGCCGCCACCGTCACCGCCGCAGCCCCGGCCGCAGCCCCGGAAGGCACCCGATGAGCGCTCCCGTCCCGAGCCGGGACCGGCTCGCACGCCCCCTGTTCCTCGCGTTCCTCGTCGCGACGGCCATCGACCTCGCCGGGGTACTGGCCGACATCCCTCTCGCGCACCTCGTCGCCAAGCCGCTGCTGATGCCGCTGCTCGCCGCGTACGCGGTGGCCCGCCGAGGTCCCCGGCTGCTCGTCGCCGCGCTGCTCTTCGGGTGGGGCGGCGACACGCTGCTGCTGGCCGACCAGGACATCGCCTTCCTCCTCGGCATGGGCTCCTTCGCCCTCGGCCACGTCTGTTACCTGAGGCTGTTCGGCCGCGCCCGGGGCTCCGTGTCCGCAGCCGTCGGATACGCCGTCGTGCTCACCGGCTTCCTCGTGCTGATCTGGTCCGACCTCCCCGCCGACCTGCGGATTCCACTGACCGGCTACAGCCTGCTGCTCACCGCCATGGCCTGGCGGGCGGGCGTCCTCGGGCGGTACGCGGCAGTCGGCGGGGCGCTCTTCCTGCTCTCCGACGCACTGATCGCCACCGGCATCGCCGACTGGCCCCAACTGCCCGCCCCCGACTTCTGGGTCATGCTCACCTACATCGCGGCCCAGTACCTCCTGACCACCGGCGTACTCGCACACCGTGCGGGTTCCGCGGCGGACGGCACCGGGGCGTACCGTGAACGCCGTATCGCCATCTGAGACCGAGACCAGCGAGGACACCGACCCATGCGCGCCACCGTCATCCACGCTCCCCACGACATCCGCGTGCAGGAGGTGCCCGACCCCACGATCCAGCAGCCCACCGACGTGGTCCTGCGGGTCCTGCGGGCCTGCATCTGCGGCAGCGACCTGTGGGCCTACCGGGGCGAGTCCCCCCGGCAGCCGGGCCAGCGCATCGGACACGAGTTCCTCGGCATCGTCGAAGAGGCGGGCCACGAGGTCAGCGGCTTCGCGGCGGGTGACCTCGTGGTCGCCCCGTTCGTCTGGTCCGACGGCACCTGCACGTACTGCGCGGACGGCCTCACCACCTCCTGCGCGCAGGGCGGTTTCTGGGGCTCGGCCGGCTCCGACGGCGGCCAGGGCGAGGCGGTCAGGGTGCCGTTCGCCGACGGAACCCTCGTCAAGCTCCCCGCCGCCGCGGCGGCCGACGAGCGGCTGCTCACCTCGCTCCTGGCCCTCTCCGACGTGCTGGGCACCGGCCACCACGCCGCCCTCGGCGCGGGCGTGAAGCCGGGCAGCACGGTCGCCGTCGTCGGCGACGGAGCGGTCGGCCTGTGCGGGGTCATGGCGGCCAAGCGCCTCGGCGCCGAGCGGATCATCGCCCTCGGCCGCCACAGCGCCCGTACGGACATCGCCCGTGCCTTCGGTGCCACGGACGTCGTCGCCGAGCGCGGCGAAGCGGCCCTCGCCGCCGTACGGGAACTGACCCGGGGCGAAGGCGCCCACTGCGTGATCGAGGCCGTCGGCA belongs to Streptomyces finlayi and includes:
- a CDS encoding DEDDh family exonuclease, producing MTMLDDRQTAAPWPTAYPQGYAVVDVETTGLARDDRIVSAAVYRLDAQGNVEDHWYTLVNPERDPGPVWIHGLTSDVLEGAPLFPEVAAQLSERLADRVLVAHNAAFDWSMIAREYARASAVAPVEQRLCTIALSKELRLPLPNHKLESLAAHFGVVQQRAHHALDDARVLAEAFRPSLHAAALGGVRLPLLECRPLTEWSDSPVTPRIGYQASHGQNSWRASRKLPACPYPNPGRYEKEKPLMQGMRVAFSGDTSIDRELLEDRAVEAGLHVASGVSRLTSLLVTNDPDAATSKTVKAKSFGTPILEESAFTHLLRDVAPAPSSE
- a CDS encoding VIT1/CCC1 transporter family protein; the protein is MTDAQIHEEAHGGLGARLNWLRAAVLGANDGVVSTAGLVVGVAGATSDRGALFTAGLAGLLAGSMSMAAGEYVSVSTQRDSEKAALATERRELSETPEAELAELTGLLEDKGLSTAVAKEAALQLTERDALRAHAQVELGIDPDGLTNPWHAAGASFLAFTLGALLPLLAILLPPVPLRLPVTVVSVMATLALTGWWSARLGAAAPWPAVLRNVGGGAVAMAVTYAAGAALGAAGV
- a CDS encoding SURF1 family cytochrome oxidase biogenesis protein, translating into MYRFLLTRQWVILALLALVLIPTMVELGFWQLHRHQHRVAQNALISHNLKAKPVPVAELTSPGHTVPRADYWRAVTATGTFDTAHEVVVRRRTSDDDRLGAHVLTPLDLTDGGTVLVNRGWVPTDGDQRAFPKVPAPPRGEVTVTGRLKADETTGSSGIKDLSGLPDRQVMLINSDQQSALLSRPVLGGYLEQTGPEPYGGSPEQIASPDDSSIGAHMAYAVQWWLFAAGVPVGWVVLVRREKRDLQEAAARGESAEEPGRPATAGATV
- a CDS encoding lysoplasmalogenase, which encodes MSAPVPSRDRLARPLFLAFLVATAIDLAGVLADIPLAHLVAKPLLMPLLAAYAVARRGPRLLVAALLFGWGGDTLLLADQDIAFLLGMGSFALGHVCYLRLFGRARGSVSAAVGYAVVLTGFLVLIWSDLPADLRIPLTGYSLLLTAMAWRAGVLGRYAAVGGALFLLSDALIATGIADWPQLPAPDFWVMLTYIAAQYLLTTGVLAHRAGSAADGTGAYRERRIAI
- a CDS encoding sterol desaturase family protein, with translation MEPNLPDVVLWSIPAFVLLTVVEMVSYRFRPDEEAAGYDTKDAATSVTMGLGSLVFDLLWKIPIVAAYTAVYELTPLRVPVLWWTVLLMLLAQDFFYYWSHRGHHVIRILWASHVVHHSSRKFNLTTALRQPWTSLTVWPFYVPLIALGVHPAALAFCSAVNLVYQFWVHTERVDKLPRPFEYVLNTPSHHRVHHASQGGYLDRNFGGILIVWDRLFRSFVAETERPVFGLTKNIATNNPLRVATHEYAAIARDVRAARTWRERAGRVFRGPGWQPATTVAVAATVTAAAPAAAPEGTR
- a CDS encoding zinc-dependent alcohol dehydrogenase family protein, which codes for MRATVIHAPHDIRVQEVPDPTIQQPTDVVLRVLRACICGSDLWAYRGESPRQPGQRIGHEFLGIVEEAGHEVSGFAAGDLVVAPFVWSDGTCTYCADGLTTSCAQGGFWGSAGSDGGQGEAVRVPFADGTLVKLPAAAAADERLLTSLLALSDVLGTGHHAALGAGVKPGSTVAVVGDGAVGLCGVMAAKRLGAERIIALGRHSARTDIARAFGATDVVAERGEAALAAVRELTRGEGAHCVIEAVGTEQSMRTATGIVRDGGAIGYVGIPHGSGTGLDLDVMFDRNITLRGGVAPVRTYIPELLPDILDGTIDPSPVFDLTVGLDGVPGGYKAMDERTALKVLIKP